A stretch of DNA from Carya illinoinensis cultivar Pawnee chromosome 12, C.illinoinensisPawnee_v1, whole genome shotgun sequence:
TCACgtttaaattcaaaaaattattttatcaagtaatttcCAGCATGACCCCATTTGAAAACCACTCTGCAGTACCAATAAACTTCTTAACTTTAACCAGATAATCGTTAAAAACTCCAGCAAAAGACATTAGGAATAGACGAAGAAACGAAACTCATTGAGAGAGACATTTAGGAAAAGATTTTCAACGAATACTCACATAGATATGTATATTACTTGCACACGCAGGGGCAAGGAGAATGGGAAGGAAGGAGGGGGAGGGGAAGAGGGAGAGACACATGCCTACTTTTGGATGATAGAATTAGAAcgccaataataataataataataataataataataataaggttAATTCTTATTTCATTTCCCGCCACTTGCAAATCACAAACACTTGAAAGAGTTTCCATAAAAGAAGACGTCCTGCTTTTGACCCCAGAACCAGATTCAAACGATCAAGATACCTGACTcaactaatataaaaaatagattgtGTGTGAAAGGTCAAAACAAATAATTCTGGTAGTGTGAGAAATGGATGAAAGAGAGAACATTAATGCTCTTACAAGTTGCCAATGTTCTAACTATTCTAGATGACTTCGGAAATGCATATTTGTAAGGAAAATGACCAATATATATACAAGGAACATTTGTAATTGGTGAACATTGAAAAAAAGGGCACATCAATTTTTGCCAAATCAACCTCTCTCCTGCACTTGAAATTTTCACACACAATATTCAGCAACCACCTTTTAATTTAGACAAGCAAAATTCTTCAATACCCATAAGAAAAAATACCCTTTTGGTTTTGAGCTCCCACCAGATCATAACTTAACCAAAAAGGGGTCATGCTCCACCAGATTTATTAAATTACCTGAAACAAGAACACCTGCAGTGATTGTTCCCTGTTAtgtgagatgataatttttccTGAAACACGTCTCACTGCACAGTCATGGCAGTAGAAGGGAAGAACCGCATGAGGAAGCTTGAGAGAGACCAAATGCAAATGACCCCAAGGATTTGGAGGACATTGAGAAGAGTACTCAGAGAGCTGTTTATTGCCAAGTTGTGTGAGGTCATCTCAGCTCCTCTAACTGTAAATGACAAGGCTGTCACCAGTTGTGCTGCTCTGTTCAGTTGGTGCAATCTATAAACCTGCCGAGTGTAAAGAACCTCTTTACTTTCTAGGCTTCCAAATGTTTAATTAAAGATTTCATGCAGGTCATTCGCTAAACTCACAATCGTCATTTTCACAAGATTAAATTGAACACCACCAAAATAAAAATCGAAGCCTCTTGGTCAATATAAAAAGAGACATAATTACCCTACCTGAAGGAAAGCTGTAATACTTATCAGGGGGAAAAACACATaatgcgaaaaaaaaaaaaaaaatattctcagTAATGAGTCATGATTGCCCCACCTGAAATATAATTGGAATAACAGCACATGAAGGTGACTTCTTATATCTCCCATACTGCTCAAATGCAAACTGGACAACAATACCAACAAGGTATGGAGCAAGAGTAGCAGACGCTGCAGGACCAGTCCACGGCCAGACCAAGCCCATTGTCACCATAGGAATGATTAAACTAAGCACTAGGGCAGCTACAGAAGAGATTCGCTGTCCTAGATGAGAAGCCCGGGTTCTGTCCATGCCTGTAGCAGAATCTGACATGATAGGTCTCCTTAAGCGGTCAATTAGTAAAAGAAATACAGCAACTCCACAGTAGAAAAGAGCTTCAGTAAAGAACAGTATGAGGAAATCTGCAGATGGAGAACCAAGAGATTGTTAAGTGAACGAAACAATTTAATCCTGTCTATTTGGCCGTGTTTTCAGAAGACAAGTTTTGTAACATTCACCaagagcaatttttttttttttttttttttttttaacagttgaaattttattgataggaaaaggcatagcccaagtacataggaagtacaCATCAAATATGCCTAAACCGAGATCAAAAAATTCAATATGATATttcaatggttttatttttcctaaccGAAAACAAGAATCAGAAAACATCATTTTGAAGTTCTAGGAATTCAAAACACAGGAAACCATTTTTCAAATTAGGAACCAAGAAGCTCCTTTGTTTTTCGAGCTAGATCACCACAATAGGATTcaaagattaaagttaaaaaagaaaagccaCATATCATATGAGCCAAAAAATTCTATCTGGACTCCATAAGGACAAGTCAAGTTtgaatttcagaaaatggtaATTATCCAACCTTCAAACTCATAGGAGTTACATAAAATACAGATGAGCCGCTTACGCCATCCTTCTttcaaggagagagagagagagagagagagagagagagagagagagagagagagagagagagagagagagagaaccctaGAGGAGCCACTACCGCCACCTATTCTGGAGAGTGCTATTACACGTCCGGCATAGTTAGGACCGGCAGACACCGGCGACATCAGTGAAGGGTATCTGGCGCCGGATATCCTTCCCGCGATCTGGGTTTTTTTGTGTCATCTCTATCTATCTTTCGCACTAGTGTTCTCGGTGGAGCCACCAGCATCACTGCATATACATTACCTCACAGAAGAGGTCCCGACAACCTCTTTGCTGGCCTCCGACGTTAGCCATTCTTCGGAAACTGggtctttttttttgggttaggATTCTTTTTCTGAGATCTGTCGGGAGCGGCGACCCTGTTGGCTTCCACAAAAAGTATTGACAAACACCGGCGACCACTCAGAGGGCGTTTTGCAATCATTGTTCCCAAAGCTTTTTCCCTACAGAATGAAGTCATTCAGCCCCTGCTTTTAAAGTTGAATCACTATGGGTCAGATGGTGCATTTTTGGGTGGAATCAAAGGCTTTTGAATTTTTGCCAGAAATTTGGAGGCCTTCTTTAAAAATAGTGGAAAAGAGCATAAGAGTTTGGAGATCTGTAGCGATGGGTCGAAATGGTATAGAATGGCTGGTAGTGACGGTGGGAGCAACATTAAAGGCAGGGAGAAATTCAGATTTTACAAAACACTTGCGTGAAAGCAACAGAGAATTCATGGCTCAATGATGCTCCAACAAGCATGGTTGGTATCTAACTGTCACCGAATACGATGGAGGACGATGGAGTATTGTAGTAAATCCTGAAGGGCAGGAAGGACAAGGTTGGGAGAAGTTTGCTGCAAAATTGCACAACACCGTGAATTTGCTCTTTCTTGAAGGGTCAAGGAAGGGAAACCGAAAGGAGAATGGAACATCAATTTGGAGCGGAATCATAAAGACCCAAGCACATCCACGGTGGCAAGGTGTTCATATGCGACAACTCTGAAGATTGGTCATGCTTCGTTGGCTCAGATTGAGTGGAATGGTGAAAGTGGTCTACAGATCATACAAACTCAGAACCCGCTTGAAGCAATGCAAAATTCTCTAAAGGATATGGAAACCTAACTTGTTGAGTTGAAGGCAGCAATAGCTTTCTTGTCTACGAAAATAGATATGCTTTCAGCTAGAGGCAACAGGGTTGTTAGAAACAAGACTAAAATAGGCTCGAATCCTGTAAATTcagataaaggaaaacaaaagatCGGATTCGGCCTTGTCCCTATAACCAGACGCAGGAGAGCGTGGCGGGCCAAAAGGAAATCTAGGTTATTTGAAGTGGGGTCTATGTCGGTTGTTGGTGTAGAGAATGCAGTAATGGAATGTCTAACAGGGAGTTACAGCGTCTTTCTTGGGCTATCAACTATGATGCTAAGGGAGGTAGCTCAGGTAGAGGGAAGTCTAAAGGGAGGGCAAGTGAAGACGAGAAACATTAGAGATTggggcttttttttttgggggggggtgggggttgGGTATTAGTTCTacgggaaacaaggggttgAGTAATTTTTTGGGTATTTCAGGATGTTTTGGGATTAGTGTATTTTGAGTTGTTTTTTACGggctttttgggtcattagggcCTCGTTAATATGGcaaggtgttttcttgtatacgttcaCTACACTTGGTAAttccttttgatatatataatatttttacttataaaaaaaaaatgcagatgATGTTTTGCCACTCCAGTCCATTTCAAGCACATCCTATATTGCATTTGAAACTTCTATAGCCAGTTTACATTATTTCAATCAGTTCCCATTCATTAACACTCTTTCCTTGTGGAAAGTTCTACTCTACCACTACCCCTCAGTCATACTCCAGATATATTTGAGGTATTCATCTCAGATGAATATCATCTAGATTCAGTTCCTCAGACACTACATAAACTTCTGAAACCCAAGGATCATCATATACATCTAAACCTAAAATAACTTGAAAGATCTTTAGCTATTATAACAGTCTTTCACTAGTACTCGCCTGGTATCATGTGTCCCCCCGTTTCTAAGTTTTCAGCATCAACATTCACCTTCTACGGTAGGGTGTCATAGAATTGACTGTACAGGTCATCATAACTCCTAAGGTGTACCTACCAAGATCTATAACCCTGCCCCAGCAGGGGGGGAAAGAAAACCTCCAGACCAACAAAGAATGTGGGCTCACCTGTCAACAAAGAGTCCTCAAATACAGTGGAGAGTATTCTGCGCAAATAAAGTGAGGGGAAAATGAAAGAGGCCACAAGGACAGATGGACCAATAAACCAGAATAGGTTGTTCTGACTCTTCTGTGGGCTGGAAATAAGGACTTTGTCCTCTCCTTTATATGGACGGTTATAAAATGAGAGTAAACCGGGTTTTCCATCAGTTCCCTCGAAATGTATATATGAGCTGCTTGCAGGAGAAACATCTTCAGCAAGAGGACGGTGATTTCCTTGCCCTGATGGATCTGGTTCGATCTCACTATGTTGTGTCTGTTCTTCAGAAATAGCAGTAGCACAGAGAAGATGTT
This window harbors:
- the LOC122289729 gene encoding uncharacterized protein LOC122289729, translated to MVVKTGSSFSCLVASVSSPFQSRRSSRLSLSQGFYEIRKHDFQLKYAKGNSCQCIGGKLKSNGRFPKGQHLLCATAISEEQTQHSEIEPDPSGQGNHRPLAEDVSPASSSYIHFEGTDGKPGLLSFYNRPYKGEDKVLISSPQKSQNNLFWFIGPSVLVASFIFPSLYLRRILSTVFEDSLLTDFLILFFTEALFYCGVAVFLLLIDRLRRPIMSDSATGMDRTRASHLGQRISSVAALVLSLIIPMVTMGLVWPWTGPAASATLAPYLVGIVVQFAFEQYGRYKKSPSCAVIPIIFQVYRLHQLNRAAQLVTALSFTVRGAEMTSHNLAINSSLSTLLNVLQILGVICIWSLSSFLMRFFPSTAMTVQ